Proteins from a genomic interval of Phalacrocorax aristotelis chromosome 3, bGulAri2.1, whole genome shotgun sequence:
- the GAREM2 gene encoding GRB2-associated and regulator of MAPK protein 2, giving the protein MEKLAAGLARLRWSPAALPLDAIVSQCRLPTLVCLGQGERVSAWRGVSAQDVLLVHSCRQWTTVTAHSLEEGHYVIGPKIDIPLQYPGKFKLLDQDRDIREPVQYFNSVEEVASIFPDRVFVMEAITFSVKVVSGEFSEDSEVYNFTLHAGDELTLMGQAEILCAKTVKEKSRFNTILRKLGKAAPAAGARQVKGKMPCLICMNHRTNESLSLPFQCKGRFSTRSPLELRLQEGEHTIRSIIEKVRLPVNVAVPSRPARNPYDLHAIREGHCYKLVSIISKTVVLCCILRRDELVPFHFLLLTDMPRFQLPEGLLAGDPQLEKLLRDSAAYCHDRFNPDEYSRAVREAKPDFSEECASPRRLRLCLPACAREELSQPLQRLSLCACGTGAPREPAARCQGPRGVVGGTPRPPLPEFPDPDREYMMPDWAEPEFRTQEPLEIPYEELWSNSSPEGCCEPGSGAGRQDLVSFGAVTPLGSPHRPGVPGDEPRGDTPPPVPPKSEAVKEECRLLNAPPVPPRGSRPPVPCSPPAPLHCPKLTPAPSPSPSLSYYSSGLHDGSVPRSGSGSPSPDAYSLYCYPCTWGDCKAGEAPGRQLPPTVLPPAAQPTPTSWSDPWAYAEAGAGVGSGCSTPLPGAEPPLKPYRSCPRLKPPHPQKRFAPFGALNPFAGPATPSSSSSPEPFAPVEELAPPPRPPKGFEGDSIVIRGAAPLSPAVLHGAEGGVTRVYLAQGVIEVPPVARGDGGAPPAAPRPSGDGSPWLPPADLSALSLEEVSKCLRFIGLSEDVVSFFARERIDGSIFVQLSEEILADDFRLTKLQVKKIMQFIKGWRPKI; this is encoded by the exons ATGGAGAAgctggcggcggggctggcCCGGCTCCGCTGGAGCCCCGCGGCGCTGCCCCTCGACGCCATCGTCAGCCAGTGCCGGCTGCCCACCCTCGTCTGCCTGGGGCAGGGTgagcgg GTGAGCGCGTGGAGGGGGGTGAGCGCCCAGGACGTGCTGCTGGTCCACTCGTGCCGGCAGTGGACGACGGTGACGGCCCACAGCTTGGAGGAGGGACACTACGTCATCGGCCCCAAAATCGACATCCCGCTCCAGTACCCAG GGAAGTTCAAGCTGCTGGACCAGGACCGGGACATCCGCGAGCCCGTGCAGTACTTCAACAGCGTGGAGGAGGTGGCCAGCATCTTCCCAGACCGCGTCTTCGTCATGGAGGCCATCACCTTCAGCGTGAAG GTGGTGTCGGGGGAGTTCAGCGAGGACAGCGAGGTGTACAACTTCACGCTGCATGCGGGGGACGAGCTGACGCTGATGGGCCAAGCGGAGATCCTCTGCGCCAAGACGGTGAAGGAGAAGTCACGCTTCAACACCATCCTGCGGAAGCTGGGCAAggcggcgccggcggcgggggccagGCAGGTGAAGGGCAAGATGCCGTGCCTGATCTGCATGAACCACCGCACCAACGAGAGCCTCAGCCTGCCCTTCCAGTGCAAGGGCCGCTTCAGCACCCGCAGCCCCCTCGAGCTGCGGCTGCAGGAGGGCGAGCACACCATCCGCAGCATCATCGAGAAGGTGCGGCTGCCCGTCAACGTGGCCGTGCCCAGCCGCCCCGCGCGCAACCCCTACGACCTGCACGCCATCCGCGAGGGTCACTGCTACAAGCTGGTCAGCATCATCTCCAAGACGGTGGTGCTCTGCTGCATCCTCCGCCGGGACGAGCTGGTCCCCTTCCACTTCCTCCTGCTCACCGACATGCCCCGCTTCCAGCTGCCCGAGGGGCTGCTCGCCGGGGACCCCcagctggagaagctgctgcGGGACAGCGCCGCGTACTGCCACGACCGATTCAACCCCGACGAGTACTCGCGGGCGGTGCGGGAGGCCAAGCCGGACTTCTCGGAGGAGTGCGCCAGCCCCCGGCGCCTGcggctctgcctgcctgcctgcgccCGTGAGGAGCTCAGCCAGCCCCTCCAGCGCCTCTCCCTCTGCGCCTGCGGCACGGGGGCCCCCCGGGAGCCTGCCGCCCGCTGCCAGGGACCGCGGGGTGTCGTGGGAGGTACCCCACGCCCGCCGCTACCCGAATTCCCTGACCCCGACCGGGAATACATGATGCCCGACTGGGCCGAGCCCGAGTTCAGGACTCAGGAGCCGCTGGAGATCCCCTACGAGGAGCTCTGGAGCAACTCCAGCCCGGAGGGCTGCTGCGAGCCCGGCAGCGGCGCCGGCCGGCAGGACCTCGTCTCCTTCGGGGCCGTCACCCCGCTGGGctccccgcaccgccccggCGTGCCTGGGGACGAGCCCCGTGGGGACACCCCACCCCCTGTGCCACCCAAGTCGGAGGCG GTGAAGGAGGAGTGCCGGCTGCTGAACGCGCCCCCTGTGCCGCCCCGGGGCAGCCGCCCCCCggtgccctgcagccccccagcacccctgcacTGCCCGAAGCTGACACCCGCTCCCtcgcccagccccagcctctcctaCTACTCCTCGGGGCTCCACGATGG GTCCGTCCCCCGGAGTGGCAGCGGCTCGCCCTCGCCCGACGCCTACTCCCTGTACTGCTACCCCTGCACCTGGGGCGACTGCAAAGCCGGGGAGGCCCCCGGGCGCCAGCTGCCCCCCACCGTGCTGCCCCCCGCCGCCCAGCCCACTCCCACCTCCTGGTCGGACCCCTGGGCCTACGCCGAGGCGGGCGCCGGGGTGGGCAGTGGCTGCTCGACCCCGCTGCCGGGGGCTGAGCCCCCCCTGAAGCCCTACCGCAGCTGCCCCCGCCTCAAGCCCCCGCATCCCCAAAAACGCTTTGCCCCCTTCGGGGCGCTCAACCCCTTTGCTGGCCCGgccaccccctcctcctcttcctcgccAGAGCCCTTCGCCCCCGTCGAGGAGCTGGCACCCCCTCCTCGCCCACCCAAGGGCTTCGAGGGGGACAGCATCGTCATCCGTGGGGCGGCCCCGCTCTCGCCTGCCGTCCTGCACGGGGCCGAGGGCGGCGTCACCCGCGTCTACCTGGCGCAGGGCGTCATCGAGGTGCCACCGGTGGCGCGGGGCGATGGGGgggccccgccggccgccccccgtCCCAGCGGGGACGGTTCGCCCTGGCTGCCCCCCGCCGACCTCTCGGCCCTCTCGCTGGAGGAGGTCTCCAAGTGCCTGCGCTTCATCGGCCTCTCCGAGGACGTGGTCAGCTTCTTCGCCCGCGAGCGCATCGACGGCAGCATCTTCGTGCAGCTCAGCGAGGAGATCCTGGCCGATGACTTCCGCCTCACCAAGCTCCAGGTGAAGAAGATCATGCAGTTCATCAAGGGCTGGCGCCCCAAGATCTAG